The following proteins come from a genomic window of Carassius gibelio isolate Cgi1373 ecotype wild population from Czech Republic chromosome B8, carGib1.2-hapl.c, whole genome shotgun sequence:
- the LOC127963571 gene encoding paired amphipathic helix protein Sin3b isoform X1, whose protein sequence is MAKIQARSSTAKQINQIQDKAYVVQKQVQQQHFQKLKVEDALSYLDQVKIRFGNDPGIYNKFLDIMKEFKSQSIDTPGVINRVSQLFHGHPDLVLGFNAFLPPGYRIEIPKNGMAFLQSPLSSQVGLEVSPGPGRSSDSSVVSASSSAVAEAGPAPNEAVTSPESITSSSGPPEQSSRLSLPLPSRESQSQPATTSVSPPTSEPSPVEFDSAISYVNKIKNRFLDNPETYRAFLEILHTYQIITGCLPPISQSKTFDYQHKVWSTTQHILKEQLEVKESRGRSTGGMTEDEVFSKVASLFKGQEDLLAEFGQFLPDAKRSLFTGGSLPGKDSLKKAEEEEMIKHSKKRPRPMLMPHMTPLLKKKMKYSCSKDPSFASVGKHGVLREFTFFDKVRRLLKSQEVYENFLRCIALFNQEVVSGAELLQLVTPFLGKFPELYTQFKSFLGDKELAHALTGLSDRYMEGGGREVDYASCKRLGSSYRALPKTYQQPKCSGRTAICKEVLNDIWVSFPSWSEDSTFVSSKKTPYEEQLHRCEDERFELDVVLETNLATIRVLESVQKKLSRLSPEDQERFRLDDCLGGTSEVIQRRAIYRIYGDKAPEIIEGLKRSPATAVPVVLKRLKAKEEEWREAQQGFNKIWREQYEKAYLKSLDHQGVNFKQNDMKALRSKSLLNEIESIYDERQEQSTEEGGVGQQGCDGSGTNSTSEPHMIFTYEDKQILEDAASLIIYHVKRQPTIHKDDKDHIKRIIQHFVPDIFFARRGELSETEEFTDEETEGEDGATAGGGVSTTGGQQQLNGDSRRRRCTSPESMDTSTAAHSMNPEGEAVDLRDPEAEHQKELDGVYNLFFVNNNWYFFLRLHQTLCSRLLRVYRQAERQLLEHRAEQNRERLLMGEGRREKANDLAMELRLKQPSEVELEEYYPAFLDMVRSLLDGNLESTQYEDTLREMFTIHAYIGFTVDKLIQNIVRQLQHLVSDEVCLQVTELYLAERKRGAAGGNLSSQCVRAAWEASYQWKAERVMAEENCFKVMFLQNKGQVTLTIELLDTEEAQGDDPLDVQSLSNYMEQYIGTESVCSQTEGYYFKPVFLPRNLRHFRGWQLKQVEAMRCRREWHRKMGVETAGNLDCRFKLNTHKMVFVMNSEDYMYRRGALVKARRSQHRVAQAQHERFEQWHRGWMSEHVSSSAERSVQDWLMGEEDEDMIPCKTTCVSMQVKGLHVNRYQVHYNSKAPASP, encoded by the exons ATGGCGAAAATTCAGGCTCGCAGCAGCACTGCGAAGCAAATCAACCAGATCCAAGACAAGGCCTATGTGGTTCAGAAACAAGTCCAGCAGCAGCACTTTCAGAAACTAAAG GTGGAGGATGCCTTATCTTACTTGGACCAAGTCAAAATACGGTTCGGAAATGATCCGGGAATATACAATAAGTTTCTGGATATCATGAAAGAGTTTAAATCTCAAAG CATTGACACACCAGGAGTTATCAACAGAGTTTCTCAGCTCTTCCATGGGCATCCTGACCTTGTCCTGGGGTTTAATGCCTTTCTACCACCTGGTTACCGGATCGAAATTCCCAAGAATGGAATGGCATTTCTTCAGTCCCCGTTGTCCTCACAGGTAGGACTTGAG GTCTCTCCGGGACCAGGAAGGAGCTCGGACAGCTCTGTTGTTAGTGCCTCTTCATCAGCAGTGGCTGAAGCAGGACCAGCTCCAAATGAAGCCGTGACCTCTCCGGAGAGCATCACCTCATCATCTGGACCTCCTGAACAATCAAGCAGGTTGTCACTTCCTCTGCCCAGCCGAGAGAGCCAATCACAGCCGGCCACCACGTCCGTGTCCCCTCCCACATCAGAGCCCAGTCCTGTGGAGTTTGATAGTGCCATCAGTTATGTCAATAAGATCAAAAACCGATTTTTGGACAACCCAGAAACCTACCGAGCCTTTCTGGAAATTCTACATACATACCAG ATAATAACCGGTTGCCTACCACCAATATCACAGAGCAAGACTTTTGACTATCAACATAAAGTCTGGTCCACCACGCAGCATATTCTG AAGGAGCAGCTGGAGGTGAAGGAGAGCAGAGGGCGTAGCACTGGAGGAATGACTGAAGATGAGGTTTTCTCTAAAGTGGCAAGCCTTTTCAAAGGTCAAGAGGATCTGCTTGCAGAGTTTGGCCAGTTTTTGCCTGATGCAAAGAGATCTCTG TTTACTGGAGGTTCTTTGCCTGGCAAAGACAGCCTGAAGAAAGCAGAGGAAGAGGAAATGATTAAACACAGCAAGAAGAGACCTAGACCCATGTTAATGCCCCACATGACCCCCCTTCTGAAG aaaaaaatgaaatattcctGCTCCAAGGACCCATCTTTCGCCTCTGTCGGAAAGCATGGAGTTTTGCGTGAATTCACGTTCTTCGACAAG gttcgCCGTCTGCTCAAGAGTCAGGAGGTGTACGAGAATTTCTTACGCTGTATAGCTCTGTTCAATCAGGAAGTGGTTTCAGGGGCCGAACTCTTGCAGCTTGTGACTCCATTCTTGGG GAAGTTTCCAGAACTGTATACCcagtttaagtcatttttgggtgataaAGAACTGGCTCATGCCCTCACCGGCCTCTCTGACCGCTACATGGAGGGTGGAGGCAGAGAAGTGGATTACGCCTCCTGTAAACGCCTGGGTTCCAGCTACAGAGCTCTGCCCAAGACCTACCAGCAGCCCAAATGCAGTGGCCGAACTGCTATATGCAAAGAG GTGCTGAATGATATTTGGGTCTCATTCCCTTCCTGGTCAGAAGACTCCACTTTTGTGAGTTCCAAGAAAACACCATACGAAGAGCAACTTCATCGCTGTGAGGATGAGAGGTTTGAG CTGGATGTTGTGCTTGAGACTAATTTGGCAACGATAAGAGTTTTGGAAAGCGTGCAGAAGAAATTATCCCGCCTTTCGCCAGAGGATCAAGAGCGCTTCCGATTGGATGACTGTCTTGGTGGAACTTCTGAGGTCATCCAGCGTCGTGCAATCTATCGTATCTACGGTGACAAGGCTCCAGAAATCATAGAGGGGTTAAAGAGGAGTCCAGCCACTGCAGTCCCTGTCGTACTCAAaag ATTGAAAGCCAAAGAGGAGGAGTGGAGGGAGGCTCAGCAGGGCTTCAACAAAATCTGGAGAGAGCAATATGAGAAGGCGTATCTGAAATCACTGGACCACCAGGGTGTCAACTTCAAACAGAACGACATGAAGGCTCTTCGATCCAAGAGTCTTCTCAATGAAATAGAGAGCATCTATGACGAG CGGCAGGAGCAGAGCACAGAGGAGGGCGGCGTGGGCCAGCAAGGTTGTGACGGTTCAGGCACAAATTCGACCAGTGAACCCCACATGATCTTCACTTACGAAGACAAACAGATCCTGGAGGATGCTGCCTCCCTCATCATCTACCATGTCAAGCGACAACCCACCATCCACAAGGACGACAAGGACCACATCAAGCGTATCATCCAGCACTTTGTCCCCGACATCTTTTTCGCCCGTCGTGGAGAGCTTAGCGAGACGGAGGAGTTCACGGATGAGGAAACCGAGGGTGAGGACGGCGCCACCGCAGGAGGTGGAGTCTCAACAACAGGCGGCCAGCAACAGCTGAACGGTGATTCCAGACGAAGACGATGCACTTCCCCTGAGAGCATGGACACCTCTACGGCCGCCCACAGTATGAATCCAGAAGGTGAGGCTGTGGATCTGCGGGACCCAGAGGCTGAGCACCAGAAGGAGCTGGATGGAGTCTACAACCTGTTCTTCGTCAATAATAACTGGTACTTCTTCCTGCGGCTGCACCAGACTCTGTGCTCACGGCTGCTGAGGGTTTACAGGCAGGCCGAGAGACAGTTACTGGAACACAGGGCGGAGCAGAATCGGGAACGGCTGCTCATGGGAGAGGGGCGCAGAGAAAAGGCAAACGACCTGGCTATGGAGCTGCGCCTAAAACAGCCCA GTGAAGTAGAGTTAGAGGAATATTACCCAGCATTCTTAGACATGGTACGCAGTCTTCTGGATGGAAACCTGGAGTCCACGCAATACGAGGACACCCTGAGAGAGATGTTCACCATCCACGCTTACATCGGATTTACCGTCGACAAGCTCATTCAGAACATCGTAAGACAG CTTCAGCACTTGGTCAGTGATGAGGTGTGTCTGCAAGTCACTGAGCTGTACCTGGCTGAGAGGAAGAGGGGTGCCGCTGGAGGCAATCTCTCGTCCCAGTGTGTCCGTGCCGCTTGGGAGGCCAGCTACCAGTGGAAGGCTGAGAGAGTCATGGCTGAGGAGAACTGCTTCAAG GTCATGTTCCTTCAAAACAAAGGTCAGGTGACCTTAACGATCGAGTTGCTGGACACGGAGGAGGCCCAAGGCGATGACCCGCTGGATGTTCAG AGCCTGTCTAATTATATGGAGCAGTATATAGGAACTGAATCTGTATGCTCTCAGACAGAAGGATACTACTTCAAGCCTGTGTTTCTGCCCAG AAATCTGAGGCATTTCCGTGGCTGGCAGCTCAAGCAGGTGGAAGCCATGCGCTGTCGGAGAGAGTGGCATCGGAAGATGGGTGTGGAGACAGCTGGGAACCTGGACTGCCGTTTCAAACTAAACACCCACAAGATGGTGTTTGTGATGAACTCCGAAGACTACATGTACCGCCGAGGGGCGCTGGTGAAGGCTCGGAGG TCCCAGCACAGAGTAGCACAGGCCCAGCATGAGCGCTTCGAGCAGTGGCACCGGGGCTGGATGAGCGAGCATGTGTCCTCCAGCGCCGAGCGCAGCGTACAGGACTGGCTCATGGGAGAAGAGGACGAGGACATGATCCCCTGCAAGACCACCTGTGTTTCCATGCAGGTCAAAGGCTTACATGTCAACAGGTACCAGGTGCACTATAACAGCAAGGCCCCCGCCTCACCGTAA